The genomic region atttatttatttttttaattcctctctGTTAATACTGGGAGTCTGCACAATGGGTACCTGGtagtgaagaggaagaggaactaTCCCCCTCCTCTGTGGTCACTGACAGAGGACACTCCTCTCCTCAGCATTGTCCTCATCCTCTTTTCCAAACCTGCTCGAACCCAGTCACACATCCCTGAGGACCTTCAACACTGTATCATTCCGCAGGGTATATATGAAAGGGTTGAGGAATGGAGTCACTGCTCAGGACTGAGGGGACCTTGTTGACCTCCAGATATTCTTTCTGGGATGGAGTCACGCAGATAAACACCATGATACTGCTGGAAATCACAACTATGGTCAAGTGGGAAGCACAAGTTTGAAGGCCTTCTTTCTTCCACTTGCAGAAGGGATGCTCACTGTCGTCAGGAAGATGTACATATAGGAAAAGGCCACAAGGACTATGCAGCAGAGGATGACCATGGATGAAAGCATAAAATCCATCAGCTCAATGGCGGTGGTGTCTGCACAGGCTGGGGCCAGCAAAGTCCACTGTCACAGAAGTGGTTAATGATGTTGGAGTCACAGAAGGGCAGCTGAGAGATGAGGATGGTTGGAAAGAGGACAGATATGAAGGCTCCCACCCAAGAGAACACAACTGTCCTGATGCAGACAGGGGGCCTCATAATGGTGCTGTACCACAGAGGGTAGCAGATGGTGGCATAGCAGTTATAGGACATGACTGTCAGCAGGAGAAACTCTGCTGTgcccaggaagaagtagaaatagCACTGGGTGATACAGCCAGCAAAGGAGATGGTTTTATCACCAGATACTAAGTTGGCCAGTGCTTTGGGGAAATGACAGAGGTGAAGAGGATGTCCAGGATGGAGAGGTTGcacaggaagaagtacatggagGTGTGGGGGCGGGTGAAGGACAGCACCACGGAGATGACGAGCAGGTTTCCCAGGAGTGTCAGCAGGAACATGGGCAGCAGGAGCACCAGGGACAGCAGCTCCACCTGCCTGCTGAGAGGAAATCCCAGCAAGATAAACTCCATCACCGGGGCACTCTGTTCTCCGTGGGCCATCCGCCCAGCTCAGTACCTCTAATGGGACAAAGGGAGATGATATTTAGGTACATGTTCTTGGTATGAAATCCCAGGGCTGTTCACTGGAAAAATACACAGAATGTGCTAATCCAGATTAGATTTGTAAACCAAATTTAACCTGGTTTTAAATTATTTGCCCATGGAGCTGGAAAATGTGAGggttctttttgctttttgtttttgggAATGATAATGGTCCCTTTTCGTAAGGGTACCTGCCCTGCAACCTCACTATCACACAGTTCATATGAACTTCCTAAAAAATAACATAGTAATTTCTatcaaaaaaacttaaaattgaaCAAATCCTTAAACATCCTACTTCCATCTTGAGAAAATAGGCATGAATATTTTACCACAGGAATATTCACCATAAAACTGCTTATAACAAGAAAATTTGGCAACAACTTAAATATCAAGAATGGGGCATGAAATGAGTAAATTATAGTATATCTAAATTATAATATGTCATGtagttattaaaattatattttacagtATTATGTATTCCAAATATTCACAATATTTATTAAGGTTTTTCTTTAAGCAAGTTATCAACCAGTAATAACATTATGATCCCATTTTGGGAGTAAAATGTAAATCAGCAAAGATTCTAGAATAGTTGAGACATTGCTAAAGAAGAATATGGCAGGGAGGACTTGCCTAGGCAGCTAACAAGACATAAAAGAAGAATGATTAAGGCAAGGTAGTCATGACATGAATATACACAAAATGGCCAGCAGAGCAAAATAAAGAGCCAAGAAACAACCCCACACAAGACtttcagaagaaaagagagaagaatattGTTTTGGACCCCAGTATACAAAAGAGTTTACTAAAGAACAGAAAATttctaaacaaaaaagaaaactttgataAATTAAGCTACATTACAATTAAGAGTTTTCTGGGAATTTCCTAACGGTCTGAGCTCGCACTCCtgaggaactaagataccacaaatTGCACAGCATATggccaaaaatatatatgtgtgtgtatatacattaaattaaattaagaGTTTCTATTTATTAAATGACCCCAAAGTAAAGTTAAAGGCAAATCACAAACAGGAAGAACATATTTGTGACAGAGATAATGCACAAATGTTTAGTACACATAATATAGAATCAATATATTGATTTTTACAAAGCCATAAGAAATAGATAAGCCATCTAATAAAAAGTAGACCATATTTGACCTGAATTACATTTAAGAAGGAGGAAATACAGAATAATGTACCAAAAGATGCTTGATCTCATTAGtaattgctgctaagtcacttcagtcatgtctgactctatgtgaccccatagatggcagcccaccaggctcccccatccctgggattctcaaggcaagaacactggagtgggttgccatttccttctccaatgtgtgaaagtgaaaagtgaaagtgaagtcactcagtcatgtccgacctgtagcgacccgatggactgcagcctaccaggctcctccgtccatgggattttctaggcaagagtactggagtggggtgccattgccttctccaattaggGATGTTCAAATTAAGACAGTAACAAGATACTATTCTTATACTCCCTATTAtcggtagagtctgcctgcaatgcaggagacccgggttcaatccctgggtcaggaagatcccctggagaaggaaatggcaacccactgcagtatccttgcctggagaatcccatggacagaagagcctggtgggctatatatagtccagggggtcacaaagagttggacacaactgagtgactaacacacacacacatattgaaaaaaatagaaatatgataAAAACAAATGTTGAAGAGATGGTGAATCCatataaattctttatttttaatttttaaaaaatgttattgaagGGGACTCCCCTTCAGTGGGAAGGGAAGTAGTCtggtggttaggaatccaccctgcaatacaggagacttgggttcagtctctaGTCCTGGAACCCTTTTCAGGGAGCTCAGGGCCcatgtgccacatggcatggccaaattagaaaaaaaaagtttaatgaagGCAAAGATACATGCATCAGATTGTAATAGGATCTTCTGCGCTTTAGTCAACCCGGAAAAGCCAGATGGTTGCTCTGCATTCAGCTAATCATGCTACCTCTAAGCTCAGATCTGCTCATCCAGGTTTTGCAGCCACcttatcattggaaaagaccctgatgctgggagggatttgggggcaggaggagaaggggacaacagaggatgagatggctggatggcatcaccgactcgacggacatgagtttgagtaaactccaggagttggtgatggacagggaggcctggtgtgctgcgattcatgggatcacaaggcatcagacatgactgagcgactgaactgaactgagaaccttCTATAGTAATTACCTTGATTTAAAGCCACAGTGAGCTCCACATCAGACCAGTAGCACCGAACAGGTGAAACGAacccctccctggtggctcaaatggtcaagaatccacctgtaatgcaggagacccaggttcgatccctgggtcaggaagatcccctggagaaggaaatggcaacccactccagtactcttgcctgggaaatcctatggacagaggagcctggtgggctatagtctatggagtcacagagtctgacaccactgagcgacgCACACTTTCATTTTCCACTCATCCGGACTTCTGCCTGGCTGTAAAGTCATCTCTAATGAGCATGCACATGGTGTAGACAGCTGGAAGGTTTAGTCTGTtggatttttatattctttatgcaGTTACAGGGAGTGGCATCCATTCCAGTACTGGGCCCATCCATTCCAGTAAGTAGCCGTCAGTCCAGCTGGGCCATCCATTGACCAACTGGCTCCTCCCATGCTATCTATGCATTTGACCCAGCCAAGGAGCCAGGGGGTGGCCTCACCAGCAAGCTGCTGGATGGCGGTGTGCCCCCTCTCATGCTGCCATCTTCCCTGCTCCCTCTCCAGTCCTCTCAATGCCTATAGCCCAGTCCTACTTGCTTCTTAAGAAAAGGATCACTGCACTCACCTGATGGGCAACAATTATTATTctgcttctctcattttcttctcctctGGCCCCTCAACCCAACACGTACCACTTTCCCATCACTTGTTTTCAGAGACTGCTAGGCCAAGTGTCCCGAGGGCTAAACGTCTCCCAGGATTACTGCAGGACAGCTGAATCCTGTCAGGGGAAATATAGCTAGTGTACTGAGAAAAATCTGGACCTGGAGTCAAAAAGACCTGGTTTCAAATTCTACTCCTTACCACCTTTGAGACTGGATAAATCATCTCACCTTTCCAGACATCTGCACATAAATCCTCATATGATAAGCAGGGCTCTTTTCCCTATCTTTTTCACAGCCTGGTTGAGAAgctcaaaatggaaaaaaagataattcaCATGAAGTGCCTCAGGAAATCATAAACATACCATAATCAAATGTTGCTGTTCTTTCaagacacagaagtacaaaacagacttttgaactctgtgggagaaggtgagggtgggatgttttgaaagatcagcatgtatattatctatggtgaaacagatcaccagcccaggtggggtgcatgagacaagtgcttgggcctggtgcactgggaagacccagaggaattgggtggagagggaggtgggaggggggatcgggatggggaatgcgtgtaactctatggctgattcatatcaatgtatgacaaaacccactgaaatgttgtgaagtaatcagcctccaactaataaaaaattaaaaaaaaaaagaagctctgCTACCCTGTAATATTGGCAAAGAACAATTcctgtttccttgtcttttttgctattgttgtttcagttgctaagtcatgtcaaactcttggcaactccatgaactgcagcatggcaggcttccctgtccctcatgtccactgagtcagtgatgctatctaaccatctcatcctctgcctcccccttcttctcttgtcctcaatctttcccagcctcaggggctcttccagtgagtcggctcttcacatcaggtggccaaagtattggagtttcagcttcagtccttccaatgaatattcagggttgatttcctttaggattgactggtttgatctctttgctgtccaagggactctcaagagtcttctccaacaccagagttcaaaagcatcaattcttcttcagtgctcaaccttctttatggtccaactctcacatccatacatgactactggaaaaaccataactttgactatatagacttttgttagcaaagtaatgtctctgctttttagtatgctgtctaggtttgtcatagcttttcttccgaagAGCAAGTGTTTTTATGAGATGTTAACCATTCCACCTTGAAACACTGTCACTTCTGGCCCTGGAATACATCTCATCAGATCACAGTTCTACCTTAATCTACCGTTTTTTCCTTGGACAGCACATCTGGTTGTCTACAAAGAGTGAAGACAATGGAAGATGGTTCTCTACATGAGAATTTTGCTGAACCCTTCTTGCCCGGGGTTCATGGAATGAactgtcctccactgtctgcaTTCTACAGAGGGGGCTCAGCAATACTCACATTATCCTCAGTGAGGCACGCTGGCCAGTCTCCAGCATGTCCTgcccacagggaagccccaggctcgGGCACTGTCACGCGGAGGCTTCTACTGCTGCGAACAGACTTGCACAATCAAGGCTTAGAGCGGGGATACGATGGGAGGGTCTCACGTATGAGTCCCATGGTTGCTCTCACTGGGGTGGGGCGGGCAGGCTTGGCTCGGGCGAGAGCACACACTTTCCGAGAAGGATCCAATCATGGGGGAGTCCTCAGGGGCACAATTTACCAAGCCGTCCCTGAACACCGAGCCTGAGCCCGATGCCCCTGAAGCCCACTTAGGAAACGATGCAAACCCAAACATGTCTACACTAACAAGAACTGGAGTTGGAACACTAGCCAAGGTCaacaccaccagacacatctcaGAGAGTCTCAGAGTTCAGAGTCCTCATTTGCCCTTCTCCAGTCCCATCGTGACAACTGTGTCCACCCCTACCACTCTGTGCTCTGGACTCCCCTCCTTTCCAACATCCTAAAGTTCTGCTATCAATAGGTCAAATCTTCGATGATCTTCCACCATCCAAAAGAAGAAACCTAGCTGCTCAGCTAGGGACTCAAAGCCCCACCCGtggtctttcccagaatcagctcCCAGCCTCAGCTCCCACCTTACACACTCTAGTACACGTCTTTTACTTCAGTCTAACCACTTTCTTCACTCTGCCCGCTGCTAGCCCAACCAGAATGTCTTCTCCACACACCTAATTTCCAGAGCTCAGCTCTTGTGGCCCCCTGCTCTCACCTAAGCTGGGTTCTCCCTACCTAAACATACTTTTCTTGCACTTGGAATCAGGAATCTACAGTGTAGAGTTCAagcatttttaacatttaaaacttaaatataaCACATACACAGACAAGCACACAAATCACAAACTCCATGAATTGTTATGAACTGAACATATGTCTGTAACCACCACCTAGGTCAAGAGATAGAACAATACTAACACCCCAGAAGACTCTCTCTAGCTCCTTCCCTACATTCTAAAGGTAACCTTTATCCTGGTTCCTAACATCATgggttagttttgcctgtttttgaaatTCATATAAATGGATCCATGTAGTAGGTATTGCTCTATGTCTGGCATCTTCTGCTTAACCTTGTATTTGTAAGGTTCAAGTGTGCTGCACGTGACTTGCTTTCACTGCCATATAATATTTCATCCTTTCACATATGTACGCATGACCCTTTAGTCAACTAGCTTGAATGGAcctgttttttaaattcaaaatatcagtgactaaaaaaaaatattatttttctaatcaAGAAGTTATTTTTCAAGATCCAAAGCAGAACTGTTACTCTACAGAAATTTACTTAACATGAATAACACATAAGGATTGTGCCTTATGGATTAAGGCACAAACTTACTATAAAAGGCAATGATCTCAGAACTGTCCCTATATGAGGACAGTCCCTACAAAGCCTTCCAAAGTTCAAGGCTACCATCTTATCCAGCTTTAATGTCAACTCCTCCCATGCCTGCCTTCCCTTTATCTGAACATGTTACTAGCTCTGGC from Dama dama isolate Ldn47 chromosome 12, ASM3311817v1, whole genome shotgun sequence harbors:
- the LOC133065869 gene encoding LOW QUALITY PROTEIN: olfactory receptor 6J1 (The sequence of the model RefSeq protein was modified relative to this genomic sequence to represent the inferred CDS: inserted 5 bases in 4 codons; deleted 1 base in 1 codon; substituted 1 base at 1 genomic stop codon) is translated as MAHGEQSAPVMEFILLGFPLSRQVELLSLVLLLPMFLLTLLGNLLVISVVLSFTRPHTSMYFFLCNLSILDILFTSVISPKXLANLVSGDKTISFAGCITQCYFYFFLGTAEFLLLTVMSYNCYATICYPLWYSTIMRPPVCIRTVVFSWVGAFISVLFPTILISQLPFCDSNIINHFCDSGXLLAPACADTTAIELMDFMLSSMVILCCIVLVAFSYMYIFLTTVSIPSASGRKKAFXTCASHLTIVVISSSIMVFICVTPSQKEYLEVNKVPSVLSXVTPFLNPFIYTLRNDTVLKVLRDVXWVRAGLEKRMRTMLRRGVSSVSDHRGGG